A stretch of DNA from Ciona intestinalis chromosome 8, KH, whole genome shotgun sequence:
CAAGCCGGAAAAGATGAGCCCACTAGCTCAAGTAAACGCCGGTTACAACCACCCTCAGAAAATGAACCCtcaaattcaaaaacaaaacgtaTAAAGTTTCAAGATGATACGCCATCTACCACATCAGATGAAGACAGTGACACTAAACCTCACAACCTTGTTATTGAAAAGTTAGAATCTccattaaaaacattacttcCAAGAAAACCacagaaacaaaaagaaataatggAAAGAAGCCCaatgattaaaataacattcaagTCCCCAGGAGGCCAGGGcagagtttttaaaattccttCACGTTTACATCATTCTCCtgttaaaaacgaaaataccGAAACCAAAAAGTTAGAGAAAGTCTCCTTTTCGAAACAAGGAAGAGCTTTAAAGGCTTTAAAAAGAGCAAAAAATCAAACTCATGTGAAAACAGAAGGTGAAAAATCTGGGGGTAAACAATCAGAAAAGGACAAATGTCATTTACGTGTCATACTGGAGCCAATAGACAAGAAAAACAGCATggcacaaaaaacaaacaaagctgTGATTTCATCCGCTGTAGATATGTACGACCCTGTTAACCTTGTTGAGGTGAAAGAGCAAcgaaaaatatcaaaacatccAATCAATGCTGGCCAAAGTGATCCACAAACTCATAGCATTAATGTTACAAGTTGCAAAGCCCCAAATGGAGTTTTTACCCAGGGTGACGTAGTGTGGGGTAAACTGCGGGGCTATCCGTGGTGGCCCAGCAAAATCACAAaactaacaacaacaaaaattgatGGTAAAATTCTCCAGCAGCATGCAGAAGTTGGATGGTTTCAATGTAGAACCAGATCTGTCATCCCAATTCGTAATGTGCAATTATTTCAAAAGCATTTTCATGATCggtaatgtatttttacttttttaatgcCTGGTTCTCGGTTGTGGAGGTAAAGACTTTTAAACTTGATatcttattttaatatagcTAGTTCAGTTACTACATATAGTAGTATAAACATAACAGCATTGTGGCTAAAAACAAAAGCTGGGCGTGGGTTTAAGAAATATTACTGGTCCAAACCGGCatggaaaaacattttttcctcAAAACCcatttgttaatttaatagATAAATTATGACTTTTTAGCTGTGGTTAATCCCTAATTTGCCCATCCCTGGTctgaaatgtatttttaatacaatactCTCCATACCcaattttttgtgtgtttgttagtagtaactttataaaagaaatgttGTTTTCTCATTCATTAATTGCTAGTTCTTACCCTCAAGCGAATCAGAAACTAgcttatagttttaatttctttttttcaggTTTGAAAAAAGGCGGAAAGGAGGGTATCAAAAAGCTGTTGCTGCCGCTCACGAGGCATTGAAAGAAATATCTCCAGAAGTCAGAAAACTAATTTCGCAATTTGAGACCTAAAACTGTATTTGCTTgtgatgttatttttattgcattttgtGGTTGCAACATCtgaaatttcaatattttcttttcgtatatttgttttaacaatgtaacagtgctgttttaaaaacaacttttaatatttgtcaAAACTTGGCAAAGTATTGATGTACTGCGaattaaatttcatttcaTCTGTAACGCCGAAGCAAGGTAAGGCGAAATACTATTTCTACAACAACCCTagcagtttttttaatttacaagggctaaaaattaaaatttaatataaaagggGATAATGGTGTGGTGTCTTGTATAAAATAGTTTGGCACCAAAATCCTGTTTATGCTTGCATATTGGTGGTGCCATAGCTTATTGAATGTGGTTTATTGGAACAATCTGTTAGGGGTtaataaactaattatttttgaCCATAACTTGCCATTCCCAAAAAGACATATCTGATTTAACGACTAAACCAAAACAGCGGATCGCGTCATAAGTGTATGTGGCGTTTTTGTGGGGCAGTGCGCAGGTTTACTACATGTCACGTGAAAATTCGTTGTAACTTAATCATAAAGGTCATATGTGAAGTTACACAGCATGTAAACTCCTGAGCTATAATGTAAGGCTATAGGTACAGTTCAGTGATGCACACGCATGGACTGAAACGCTCAGCCAGTGTTATGGTAGTAGGACTGTATGTTGTGCTACTCTACGTAACAAAGCTATcgtatttctattttaacacAGGTTAATGGGTGGCAGACTCACATTCCAGGTGTGCTTAGTATTGACCTTAACCTTTATACTTAttgaatagaatctctatgaTTGAGTGTATAGAAACTGCCCCACTGTGGTCTTATGGGTGGTAAAGTAATATGGACCTACATTCCAGGTATGCATCTCTAATTTTGTAGTTACAAGACTATATaggaaacttttttatttccttgTGGCAAGTGCTCTGTAAAAATTCAACATcaattttccaaaatataGGTCAAGTTGCAAAACAGGACAGAAAACACAATGTATGCCAAATCTATGATGAAAATGCATAAAATCGTCAAACTATGACACTTGCTaatttacatatgtagtaatgTTAGTTTATTGATATGTATAAGTTATATAGGAAGACTACGCACTACAAATTGACTCACAAATTAATGTTGCAGTATTTTTTGCAATCAATTTTGAGGGTTCTCAATTATACCATTAATAAATTGCACTTGGTCAATAACAGCAACTTACatagaatatatttatacacaatGCATATAAGTGCATGGATGTCTACTTGGATTTGTCTTTTTACTACAATTTAGCAAGCTCAGATTGTGCTAATTAACGTTAACATAAAGTACGGACATGCCTGAAAAGAATTTATATTTGATCGTTtcggtaaaaaaataaataaaaaaattatagtttttgaaaaaagtaattttcaattttttcacGAGTAATTTTATTCGTCTGactcatcatcatcatcatgaGTGTGCGTGATTTCAGTTGATCGGCACATTTGCTGACTTGGCAATTCTTCAAGTTTAAGATGTTCAAAGTTATTTGAATTTATGTTACGACTTGCCATTGGACTTtcctctgtgatgtcatactgaCTATCGTGATCAACAGTAGACTCATGTGGCATCTGtaatttcataaaaatgttttttagatAAAGTCCAAAGTTTCTGAACCTTTTATAGTTCGTGGCCcacttttataaatactaaACACCAGTGGTTCCTGCTGCATCAATTAAATAACCTAGCAGCAATAGTAACATTTTGCTTGGGAGCTTAATAAACAACCTATTGTCCACCTTTAACTCTGGACACTCTAAAGAATCTTAACATTAATAAATGCACAATTAAATGGGCTTTTTGGGTGttggggcaatgggccaaatcagcctaaatcctaggtccttgataaggacctcacccatgaagactaaaaaatacataaataaaatattcaatactTACCAATACAGCAGGTGCCCTAAAGAAATAGCAGAAGGGATAATAGAGAAGGTTTATGAATGAAGATGCGTACAGGTCTGCATATCTTGTCACCTGGGTGGAAATGACTCGAGGTGAGAAATACTTTATTCTAAAactttgaattaaaaattgtagGAATGGTCAGGTCAGACATGGGGTGTTTACTAATATGCTTCAGGTctagttataaataaaataggaTATGTCATGTTGAAGTAAAATCTAGTTTAAGGCTTTATGTcaattaaaaatcaagtttgaaggtttttttttacggCACGCCCGGGGGACCTGgtaggccagagttagccATTACCCAAACGCCTGATAAACTAAATCAATTGACACATTCCCTCATTGAATTACAATAAGCAACTCACTTGACTTGCAAAGAATGTTTGTCTTGATCCACTTCTAAACAAACTTCCAAAAGTTCCAAACGCCATATCCATCTCATGCACTACACTTCTTATACTGTCCTGTAGTGAATGAATGTTGGGACGTTCACATGAAGCACTGTCCAAGTTTctgttaaaatttgtgtaaGTTTAGTTACGTTTGATCAAAGTTgcgttttgtgaaaaaatcgTGATACTAGAAAAATAGGTTTATAAAGCAACATTGGTGTATaagtataaaagtaaaaaatatcacTTTTATATTGTGAATTTATTATGAATTTGTTGCAcgacattttaaatgttttggcATAAATCAATGTAACCAATAGTTTAGCAAATTGTTTGTGTGTGCTCATAGCAGTGGACAATCAATTAGGTAAATTTATTATCAGCTTGGTGTCATACTGTGCTCTCATGCAAGCAGAGAATTAGTTTTGTTCATGTGTTGATTAAGCATAGTGTTAAAAGTATCAATCTTTATATAAGCTCACTCTTGCCTTACACTTggaataattaaaattgttaaaattaatagTTGACTTAAAAGGCGTGGTTTTATTAAGTGCGTTGCCGCAAAATCATTTAGTTAATTATTTTGTGCTTGGATCAATAATGGggtatatataattaacaaaTTGAGCATCCGTCATCGCTTTACACAAAACATACATTGATGAAGTGTCTTCTCCATAACCGAGATGTGGAAAAATTTCTCTAAAACATGTTTGCTAAGTAATGTACTGATGATATGGCCAACTTTACCTTGGGGTAGAAATTGGACATTGCATCATAGGTGTCTTCATAcacactagacacacatggtgtagtattcatacacctcatagcCTACTCACTGCCAAGTATTACCATAAATGTCTTCATCAAAGTAACTTTTAGTGAAAACAACAGCAGCCATTGAGCTACCACTATGTTTAGGCAATTGCGTTACCAACAGAGTCCCCCAAGTGAGTTTTGAACTCCTCACCCTCAAGCTCCCACTCATGCACCAACCTGTACTTCTCTCCAATCATTGAATCCAGTTCATTTAATCGATGATAAAGATCCTTTTTCTCCAACCAGATGGCAAGTTCATGGGACATCTCAGGAACAACAAGGAATGTCCTCCAACCTCGTCTCTTCTTCGATTTCAAGATGTCTCCGAAGATATGATCACCTGGAGATAGTTAACATAATGATACAACCCTGGGTGAGACTTGAATTTGTTTTCCTATACCTTTATAACTCAATATCCTGTGCCACATAAATACTCAGTtcaaataatcttttttttgcaAGTAAATTATGCAATTATACAATGTGATTATTCTTTATCTAATCCAACACCCAACGAATGTGCAGTATCAATTTAACTTTGACATGACAATCATTAGTGTAAGATGgcgcaaaaaaaaactgtttttaaaaatccagCCTATGTTCACCAATATAGAGAATCTCCTTTCCTTTTGCGTTCATCATATCACACAATGCGTCAGATGAACCTCCAGAGTAAACGGCTCCTTTTCTTAAAGTTCCTGTGTAATGTCCGATGTGTAACTTTCCCGTTTCCTATGTGGATGGACATTGTTAGATAAAAAGACCCGTGGTCGAGTTAATTTGGTACATTAGACATACATGGTTTATATCATATGTTATCATATGTACACcctatgctcactgtcaggtTAGAATAGGGTATCTTCTTTTACCCCAGACACAcatacatagtgtattcatacatctcattcTAACtgctgtgttataacattaaaaaagcttttataTACACCGATTAATAAAAAGTACCAACTAACATAGACACACCATGTCAACTTTACGAAGAACTGTCCCCTCCCCGAAAAACTTTGGTTTTCTCGCTTCTACGAGAACGACATCAAAATATGACGACCATGGTCGATGTGGTTCATTTGGCTGGAAatagattgtttaaaatattaaggtACATGGCTACTCTTCTAGTATTGGTTTGAAGTTTAACCATTCTGCTGGATTAATCTTATTTTAGTATACCATAATAGGTTTTTTTCTTCCACAGAAATATGTGTTAGAGAGTTATTAATGAAATCggttatcattttatttatttatataaaaccttttggtattgaaaaaaatcgagtgacaacattaaatttaattgctcTAATCAGCAGCCATCTACACTACAGCAAAGCCTAAAATAGCATAGAACTATCTACACCCAGTGCAAGGcagtgtaaatatttttttgtttgttctaagCAGCATTGAAGCTACAACATGGCTCGCTTTGgtgtaaaaaagaacaaacgaagaaatatctacacccgtGTTGTTCAGTGCATACACTTCAGCTGAGTCACAAGTGAAATAATGCAAAGTTACAACAGTTTGTTACCTTTGTGTTCTGTAGAGAATGAATGATTCCGAAGTTAAGATCACAGCAAACCACAGCaaacaaaatagaattaaTTATGTGAGTTTGTGATGTCTATTACACACACTACGTACCTGGGGCCCATGTGGAAAGTCGAACAAATATGTCATCATTTTCTGTGTAAATAtgtgaaaaagtttaaatccaagtttgttaaaaaaggaCATAGAGTATCAAAGGCATATGGTATCAAAGAACAGAGTAACTGCATGTCACTTTTGAGACAAAGGTCATGTCTATTTTATTCAGACGCTATAATAGCTTCGGCAGATCGACTGTGTGCATGGGAGTGGCACCTTGGATAAGTAACTCAAGTTTCCAAACGACCTAAGGATTATTCACATACTGCAATAACTTTATCAActcaactgtgggcatggTAGTAGCAGCAGTGAGTCTTTATACCACCATACACACTATGACTGTTACCACGTACACATACACATTATCAATTATGTAAACACAAATTAACTTTCTCCTCACATTTGTATATTCAAAGTCACTGTTAGTGACAAGGAAGACTTTTCCATGCTCCCGCATCCGATCCAGGAGCAGCGGAAGTTTTGGTTCCTTTACGACGTATTTATCGAGATCTTCAATTGTTTTGCTTTTCAATTCACCCTGTGTGGTCATAAAGGATTGATAATGAGTGACACGGACCcgtaaagtataaatataaacttgtaattgTGAGGAAATTAATaaaggtttaataaatatttaggatattaacattttaacaggTTTATAAATAATGGCAGAACAAAAGccaaatgtataaaatactCCTTAAACAATAGTATAAGTTAAATGACGTAGTGTTCACTTATTATCAAATATATCTTAACACTTTTAAACTTATTGTCAAACATATCTTTATATTGCTGTCAAGacactacaatagcttcagTAACTAGACTGTTGGCATGGAAGTAGCAGTCATGAGGATGGGTAAAGCAAATTTCACTATACATACTAAATCAAGCAGTAAGTACAAACAAACAGTTGAATAAATGTCCCAACCCTGCCTGTAATCCACAGTTCATGGGTTATGCTTCACTATAGAACCTCACACTGTGTTAAGGAAAGTGGCAATCAAGCAAGTGAAGATAACTTACATTTACATGAACAAAATCAACAGCAGCTCTTATATCAGTGTGTATTGTAgcatatgacatcacaaggtTTCCTCTCTGTACACCTTGTCTCTTCTGCATCAAAATAGAAATTATAAGATGGGTAGTTGCAAATAATGCGGTCGAATGGTAAAGaatgcagaaaaaaacaagtcCAGAATGAAATTTCTAATACAGAGTTCCCATAAACTTCTTCGGTGGTACTAGATGTTTGCATCCTGGGAGTTGGGGTAATAATATACCAACATCCTATGCCTTACTGAAAACTCCACCCTTAGGAGGAAAGAAAGCAGATTCGAAACTATAGCCAGTACCTTGACGTATCCTTCAGTTGTGCAGAAGTAGTTAATGACGCAAGCTTGTAGATAAATCTCcggtaaattaaacaaagtgtTGCAGATGTAGTAACGACTTGTGTCTCCAAGCTGGATAAATTTATTCGGGTAATCTTCCATGACCTCAGACCTggaattgtgatgtcataattaagtTTTACATAAATGAATTTTGGAAGTTAACTCATGTTATTTAGTTCATTGACAAatttttggaaataaaaaaatcttttacttgaaaaaaaaaattcttatcTAATCAAGAATATACTGTGCACATAGCAAACATGATCTCTGGGTGTACTTGCACTTTgtacttgttttattcaatcTTATCTTAGTTAAGTTGATTGGAAAATagtgatttaaaataaataaactgtacTGGTAATTGTGCTATGCAAACTGTGAGTGACTAAGAAACATGccacaataatatattaacattcACGTTTTAAGAAACTTGAAGCCATGAGTGCAGACTAAGATGTTTCCATATGTGTCAACCTGTTGAATAATTGATAAAgttgaataattttaatttaagaaCCTAAAATGTATTGGCAGTAGTGTAGAATTATTTTAATGGAAATTAAATGTGAGATCTATATTCCTACATTACATTCGAACAGCTTGTCTTTATGTCACAACtgttattgttacatcacactTGTTATTGTTTCATGTGAATACGACAAACTATGTTAAAGATTATACCGACCAAcggttaaattaaaatgtttgatatatactttgattgttaaaaaaaattggtctttatattaaaaaaggttATTGACTTTATAACCTTTCCTTGGTAAAACGGTTTACAggtaataaattgtttatattctaACAATGTAACTTCTATAAACAGTATATGTGTCCAATTTTCTCTTGGTTTCTAAAATTATTGTTGCATTTTACACAGTTTGTAGTTCATTCATAGTGTTTACCAATGCCAGGTGGAACAGTGGTTGGCACCATCAGCAGTACAAGATCTGTAAACACTGCTTGTAATAACGAAAAATAACACTAATTAGCGCAGAGAAAAAACAtagcatttttttgtaaattgccAAGTTTTGCGGTTTgggtattttaacaataaaattattttaaaaaattctatttGTAAGGAATCCTGTTATCGAATACATTGCTATAAAatcgtttaaaaataaataatgaaattaaCCTAAAAATTAATATGGGAAACGTTATACAAGTATTTTAAGAACACTTACCACGTtctctttataaaatattactcTAAAACAAACAGCTAGCTTAATATTTGACCTGTTTGTTCAGAACAGGTAAGTTTAAAGGTCAGACTGCATTACGATACTTAACGATAGTTGTGCTTGTGTGCTAATATTTAACTAAGGTGTGTTTAAACCAACGGAAAACGTTGCAAATTTCATAGGCACCAGATAATGCATGTTAATGTGTATTATGAGCAATTATAATAATACCATTTGTgcttttgccaaaaaaataacaattttatataCCACTCTGCTTTAATTATATAGAACAATTTTATATACCACTCTGCTTCAATTATATAGAACAATTTTATATACCACTCTGCTTTAATAATATAGCAATTGCCAATTggtatatgttttttacaaatcTATGAACAACCTTTAACATGTGTCCAAGTTCTCTGTCGAAAATTAATCCTCTAAGAACAAATCCAGGATCGTAAATATACCTCTTCAGTTCTTCAGGGTAGCCACAGTGAATGAGTCTGTGGAACAAACAATTGTAGCAAAATAGTTCTGATCGTTAtagtaattactaattaatcACAGTAAAACTACTCCAAAAGATCTGACAATATAGTTAGGGCTTGGTGATTGGCTGTAATAATGTACCAACCAATTCAAATGTCATCGACTTTGGCGACATAACCATGAAAAGCACTGAATTACACATGTCCAATTTTAACAGACTATCGAACCAACCTGTCTCTTGCAAGTTCAAAGCCAAGTTCTTCGTATTGAGGTGATTTATAAACAGCAAGTGTGTAGTCCATATCAAACCCAAAGAACTTAATCTTGTCAAGGCTTAAGCTTCTGTTTACAAACACTCTGCAAATATTATGAAGTTAGATTGTATGTAAAACTTAGATTGAAGTTATGCAacctataaaaaaagtttatgtcAGCTATTACATTGTTGGaaagaaaatcattttatttcttGTGTCCCTAGAACCTACCCTAGGTTAAGACCATGTGCTGTAGTATTTTATATGAAGAATTACTCAGTggttatatacatttaatgtGTCAAATTTGACTTAAAACCTACGGCCAATGCGGTGCCCCACTGTAGGAATTCACCAATATAGAGCAAAATCCTTCCCAAGTGTATTTGACATTCCAATGTTAAATGTTGTACACTCAACACCTCAGCATTAATTAGAAATGAAACCACTTCGCACCTGGCTGTTGGACCTCTCTTGTATTGTTTGTTAGGTGCAGCACCTCTGTCTCCAACTGAGTTCTCCAGCCCATTATGAAGGCTCGGGGCAATACCATTCGCATGTTCCTGTTGAAATTCCAACATTATTATGGTggtatttcatatttaaaaggtAAAACAGCAAggaacatattaaaataaagaatggAAAATACTAgaagaaaatataattattgtcTCACTTTCATACGTTTTTTACAAAGTAagacaactaaaaaaatccctaaataattaaaagaaatgaaGTACTGACAAAACAGAAACAACATGTAAACAAATCATATAACTTAAGTGATTTAGAACTATGGTAGCTGTACAGAATATTTATCATAAACAGTTGCATGTGTCAGgtatctgtgatgtcacatcaatgataacaaaacaagattttgaaaataaacaaattactaACCATTTTAGATATCTTTGCTTAGTTCAAAGTAAAAACGTATCAAAAAACTTAACCACAAAGTATGTATAGCTGTAACGATAAATAGAATGGTCATTACTTTAAAACGAATTGACCTTTTCAAATGAATACTTTTATAGCCTACCTATCAAAGTTACCAATtacttttcattatatataatttttgtatatggttaataattaaactaatGACTTCAAGTTATTGAAATGTtgattatgttatttataaacgATATACGCCGGTGACGCTACTACTGATAGTGTACACAGATCTGTTTTGCAATTCAAATTTTGATCTGCAAATTTACATACGAAATTTATACAAACACGTTATAAGAGGCCGTTAAGCGCCAAAAGGCAAACACGTAACTCATCCAGCAACATATACCGCAAGGACCTGGCATAACAAACCCAGTGCACACAAACAAGTTCGATCAGCTGATTCGTTCTTTGTTGAGAAATTGTTTTGATGCGAAACAGCTGATCAGTGCACTCATGCGAAACAGTTACGTCATTCGATTATAAGATGTCTGTGTTCCAGTTctagaaaacaaaacattttttttgcccCCGGTTAAATAGTAAAAGTCACCAAGTGACGCCCATTATGACCAGGCTGGTTCgtgtgttttgtaaataagtAACACGCTATAAtcgttatttaaatttaccacGTATAATTCTATGCATgactatttaaatattcaaacgATATTCAAAATACCCACACAAAGTGTTTATCCGCAATATAGGGACGTATTTATCTGCATTATAGAGCCGACGACTTATAGTATACAACGGTATTTACATTTATCTTCAAAGACAGCAAAAATGAAGGTTGTAGTCTTTATTTCGATTTTACTTCACGTCGCATGGGCTAATAGCACCACCGATGTCACATCCACGTGCAGTAAGTTAGTTTTACAACATTGCGTAACTTCGTATACCACACATAACGTATCAACAGGCCTAATCCTCTAAACCAGAGAATCAAGCTTGTTTCTATCGTGGCCCAAAGTTGTTTGGAAACTGACGTTTCTtgtcaaattaaaatatttatcgaGCTTCTGAAACGGTGTTTAGTGAGTTCTGCACAGCTCTGTGTAAAGCATGTTAGGGAAATGCATTGAACCACATCAGTCTTGTATAACATATTAGCATTAAGTTGTttgtaataactttttaatctAGACTCCATCTGTAAGGACAGAAATCCAAACTGTGACACGACAGGTTGCACTGTAATCTGGTCGCGAATCTTGTGCGCAAAGACTTGTGGTGTATGCTCTTGCAGCAATGAATGTGGTTAGTATGAGACTTTTTCGTTTGTCTGTTTTATTATCACTTGTAAAACATAGCATGGCTTATATTTGTATCTCTTCGAACACCCgatcaattaaaacaagagGCCAAGGCCATAATAAATGGGTACGTTGTATTACAAAATGGTCAAAGCAGAGtccatatataaacaaagcaGAGCccgtatatgtttatatacggactctggttgaaagtatatatgtaaatacgCACTGTACTTCGAGACAGCTTGTATTGTAAACTGTAACTTGTCAACCttcttattattgtttaaaaactttcgtTTTAAACGTATATGGGCGATTATATTAAtcttggcctaaatcttatgCAGATGGTCCTGTGtcgtgcctcgctgtagggCCCTACCGATTCGTATAAAGAAGAGCCTATATATAACGCCGTTCGTAGTAGCGCATTGGAATGTAATggcttttatatatatatatgagaaTATCTTTTCGTTCCAGACAAATGTGTGGACCGCTACCGAAGCTGTCCGGTGTTAAGAATGCTTTTCAACAATTTGTGCCAAAAAAATTTTGGAATGCTAGGGTGTCGAAAATTCTGCAACTTATGCGCCCCGTGTACACCATCATCATCACCATCATCTTCTTCTCCTTCATCATTGACGCTCCCATGTGAACCTGACCCCAAAagtaaacataacatatagtagggtggggaagatgggacaccttttcattctaatttctgGCCccattaaacaaagaacattcaaacaattaatgaACCGTACCCTCCCGACTTGCATAGCcctttgttatttgtttaaaacacgatcaggatatttggatattatgtgctaactgtgTTGAATCTCCTTCCACAGTACTACATTCCATGACCATACATGGCGCCGTTTAACTTGTACCCGCACTGCGtagcatttaaaaatgaacacaaatttttatttaccgCTAATTGCACTCAATGTTCGACCAATCTTACTTTCGCCAGTCACCGGTATCGGACTTGTACCTGATAACTACGTACTAACGTACGTGAAACAGTATTTGTTTCGTGCAGAATGCAAGGACGATTACTCGTTTTGTACGAACTGGAAACAAGAAGGCGGATGCCTACCATCAACGTCTGTGCACTCAACAAGCGTGAGAGCTACATGTCAGAGGTCTTGTGGTATTTGTACTCGCTGTGAGGACCTTTATGCAACTCCCACCAGCACCCCAACTACGACTACCAGCATTCCAAGCACAGTTACCAGGACTAGTACCACAACAACTACCAGTACTTCTGCCACAACTACTAGCACACCAAGCAAGATTATGAGAACTCTGAGCACAACTACCAGCACTCCTGCCTCAACAACTACAAGCACTCCCAATGGTTTACGTTAAAAGCCAAATCTCAAGTCTTCCAATACagaatatacagtagggtggggaatatgggacactttttcactctattttccaGTTCcttcggtagtaaacacagaacattgATAGATTTATTAAACCGTCTCGCCACTCCCATAGACTAtttttaatcgtttaaaatacgatcaggatatttggatattacgtgcttaagtgtcccgtcttaccccaccccactatatagaaGTCTACCTAGTACTATACCCGGCATTGCTATATACTGGTAACACAACTCGTTATATATTAATCAATTATAATATAC
This window harbors:
- the LOC100183021 gene encoding cytosolic purine 5'-nucleotidase isoform X2, coding for MEHANGIAPSLHNGLENSVGDRGAAPNKQYKRGPTARVFVNRSLSLDKIKFFGFDMDYTLAVYKSPQYEELGFELARDRLIHCGYPEELKRYIYDPGFVLRGLIFDRELGHMLKVDTYGNILVCTHGFKFLKTSEVMEDYPNKFIQLGDTSRYYICNTLFNLPEIYLQACVINYFCTTEGYVKKRQGVQRGNLVMSYATIHTDIRAAVDFVHVNGELKSKTIEDLDKYVVKEPKLPLLLDRMREHGKVFLVTNSDFEYTNKMMTYLFDFPHGPQPNEPHRPWSSYFDVVLVEARKPKFFGEGTVLRKVDMETGKLHIGHYTGTLRKGAVYSGGSSDALCDMMNAKGKEILYIGDHIFGDILKSKKRRGWRTFLVVPEMSHELAIWLEKKDLYHRLNELDSMIGEKYREIFPHLGYGEDTSSINLDSASCERPNIHSLQDSIRSVVHEMDMAFGTFGSLFRSGSRQTFFASQVTRYADLYASSFINLLYYPFCYFFRAPAVLMPHESTVDHDSQYDITEESPMASRNINSNNFEHLKLEELPSQQMCRSTEITHTHDDDDESDE
- the LOC100183021 gene encoding cytosolic purine 5'-nucleotidase isoform X3, with the translated sequence MEHANGIAPSLHNGLENSVGDRGAAPNKQYKRGPTARVFVNRSLSLDKIKFFGFDMDYTLAVYKSPQYEELGFELARDRLIHCGYPEELKRYIYDPGFVLRGLIFDRELGHMLKVDTYGNILVCTHGFKFLKTSEVMEDYPNKFIQLGDTSRYYICNTLFNLPEIYLQACVINYFCTTEGYVKKRQGVQRGNLVMSYATIHTDIRAAVDFVHVNGELKSKTIEDLDKYVVKEPKLPLLLDRMREHGKVFLVTNSDFEYTNKMMTYLFDFPHGPQNTKPNEPHRPWSSYFDVVLVEARKPKFFGEGTVLRKVDMETGKLHIGHYTGTLRKGAVYSGGSSDALCDMMNAKGKEILYIGDHIFGDILKSKKRRGWRTFLVVPEMSHELAIWLEKKDLYHRLNELDSMIGEKYRNLDSASCERPNIHSLQDSIRSVVHEMDMAFGTFGSLFRSGSRQTFFASQVTRYADLYASSFINLLYYPFCYFFRAPAVLMPHESTVDHDSQYDITEESPMASRNINSNNFEHLKLEELPSQQMCRSTEITHTHDDDDESDE
- the LOC100183021 gene encoding cytosolic purine 5'-nucleotidase isoform X4; its protein translation is MEHANGIAPSLHNGLENSVGDRGAAPNKQYKRGPTARVFVNRSLSLDKIKFFGFDMDYTLAVYKSPQYEELGFELARDRLIHCGYPEELKRYIYDPGFVLRGLIFDRELGHMLKVDTYGNILVCTHGFKFLKTSEVMEDYPNKFIQLGDTSRYYICNTLFNLPEIYLQACVINYFCTTEGYVKKRQGVQRGNLVMSYATIHTDIRAAVDFVHVNGELKSKTIEDLDKYVVKEPKLPLLLDRMREHGKVFLVTNSDFEYTNKMMTYLFDFPHGPQPNEPHRPWSSYFDVVLVEARKPKFFGEGTVLRKVDMETGKLHIGHYTGTLRKGAVYSGGSSDALCDMMNAKGKEILYIGDHIFGDILKSKKRRGWRTFLVVPEMSHELAIWLEKKDLYHRLNELDSMIGEKYRNLDSASCERPNIHSLQDSIRSVVHEMDMAFGTFGSLFRSGSRQTFFASQVTRYADLYASSFINLLYYPFCYFFRAPAVLMPHESTVDHDSQYDITEESPMASRNINSNNFEHLKLEELPSQQMCRSTEITHTHDDDDESDE